The following are from one region of the Corylus avellana chromosome ca1, CavTom2PMs-1.0 genome:
- the LOC132175410 gene encoding replication protein A 14 kDa subunit B-like: MDTSSPTVFVNPELLPMYVGRKVRAVVQVTQSDGEIKTGKSTDERQLIIKGLPQVPLMTHVGVIGIAESEQSLHAETWTNFGNTFDTQSYNQVCQLANGEFKGLFL; the protein is encoded by the exons ATGGATACATCAAGCCCCACAGTTTTTGTCAATCCAGAGTTGTTGCCCATGTATGTAGGAAGGAAGGTTCGTGCAGTTGTTCAAGTTACTCAATCTGATGGCGAAATCAAAACGGGAAAATCTACAGATGAACGTCAATTGATTATAAAAGGACTTCCACAGGTCCCTCTTATGACTCACGTTGGGGTGATTGGTATTGCTGAGAGTGAGCAGTCCCTTCATGCTGAAACATGGACCAACTTTGGTAACACATTTG ACACACAATCATACAATCAGGTATGCCAACTTGCAAATGGGGAGTTTAAAGGTCTATTTCTTTAG
- the LOC132175371 gene encoding small ribosomal subunit protein eS25w isoform X1 — protein MAPKKEKAPPPSSKPAKSGGGKQKKKKWSKGKQKEKVNNMVLFDQATYDKLLTEAPKFKLVTPSILSDRLRISGSLARRAIKDLMARGAIRMISSHASQQIYTRATNT, from the exons ATG GCGCCGAAGAAAGAGAAGGCTCCTCCTCCGTCCTCGAAGCCCGCTAAGTCCGGCGGAGGCaagcagaagaagaag AAATGGAGTAAGGGTAAGCAAAAGGAGAAGGTGAACAACATGGTTCTGTTCGATCAGGCGACTTATGACAAGCTTCTTACTGAAGCTCCCAAGTTCAAGCTTGTCACACCATCCATCTTGTCTGATCGGTTGAGG ATTAGTGGATCTCTAGCACGCAGAGCAATTAAGGATTTGATGGCCAGGGGTGCCATCAGGATGATCTCTTCTCATGCCAGTCAGCAGATCTACACTAGGGCCACTAATACCTAA